TTTAAACCCGGAGACGAGATCATATGCCCGGCGTTCACGTTCATCGCAACATCAAACGCAGTTCTTTATCAGGGGCTCCGGCCTGTCTTTGCAGATGTCGACCCCAGGACGTTCAACATCGATCCTGAAGATGTTCTTGAGAGGGTGAACAGCAAGACAAAGGCAATCCTGGGAGTGCACCTATACGGCCAGCCTTTCGATTTAAAGGCCATCAGCGAGATCTGCGAGGATCACGATCTCATCCTCATAGAGGACTGCGCCCAGGCGCATGGCGCTGAGTACGAGGGGAGAAAAGTGGGGAGCTTCGGCACAGGATGCTTCTCATTCTACCCGACGAAGAACATGACCACAGGAGAGGGGGGGATGATAACAGCAGACGACGATGCGCTTGCAGAGAGGCTGAGACTTCTGAGGAACCATGGGGACCTCGGGAAGTACAATCACGTGATGCTCGGCTACAACTACAGAATGACGAACATCCAGGGCGCGATAGGCCTTGTGCAACTCAGAAAACTGGATGGATTCATAAATGCCAGGATAAGGAATGCAGAGTACCTCAGCTCGCACATAAGCAGAGATGGCATAACAACGCCCTGGAGGGATCCCAGATGCAAGCATGTCTACAATCAGTACGTTCTCCGAGTCGAGGACGATTTTCCAATGAGCCGTG
This Methanothrix sp. DNA region includes the following protein-coding sequences:
- a CDS encoding DegT/DnrJ/EryC1/StrS family aminotransferase, yielding MDFIPIARPLLGDEEIEAVSQVIRSGMLVQGEMVRRFEEGFSTYIGVKNSVAVSNGTVALDLALRAFGFKPGDEIICPAFTFIATSNAVLYQGLRPVFADVDPRTFNIDPEDVLERVNSKTKAILGVHLYGQPFDLKAISEICEDHDLILIEDCAQAHGAEYEGRKVGSFGTGCFSFYPTKNMTTGEGGMITADDDALAERLRLLRNHGDLGKYNHVMLGYNYRMTNIQGAIGLVQLRKLDGFINARIRNAEYLSSHISRDGITTPWRDPRCKHVYNQYVLRVEDDFPMSRDALASYLQSRGVGTGIHYPMPVYEQPLYRQLGIRSSCPAAEDVSRRVISVPVHPGLSDENLKRIADAVNSAG